One segment of Streptomyces sp. NBC_01463 DNA contains the following:
- a CDS encoding GNAT family N-acetyltransferase has product MRIRPARRSDLPLLQDIERAAGEPFRTLGMNCVADDDPPPLELLDGYRGAGRAWVAAGPDDRPLGYLIADPVDGAAHIEQVSVHPSAARRGLGSALIDHVDRWAAREGLTSLTLTTFSQVPWNAPYYTRLGFQVLTDSGLTDGLRRIRAEEAQHGLDRWPRVCMRRDVPHLTETVRPQ; this is encoded by the coding sequence ATGCGTATCCGTCCCGCCCGCCGCTCGGATCTTCCGCTGCTCCAGGACATCGAGCGCGCCGCAGGCGAACCCTTCCGCACCCTCGGCATGAACTGCGTGGCCGACGACGACCCACCGCCCCTGGAGCTCCTGGACGGCTACCGCGGGGCCGGCCGGGCCTGGGTGGCCGCCGGCCCCGACGACCGGCCGCTCGGCTATCTGATCGCCGATCCGGTCGACGGCGCCGCCCACATCGAGCAGGTCTCCGTCCATCCGTCGGCTGCCCGGCGCGGACTGGGCAGCGCGCTCATCGACCACGTAGACCGCTGGGCCGCGCGCGAAGGGCTGACCTCGCTGACCCTGACGACGTTCTCGCAGGTCCCGTGGAACGCCCCGTACTACACCCGGCTCGGCTTCCAGGTGCTGACGGATTCAGGGCTCACCGACGGGCTGCGCAGGATTCGCGCCGAGGAGGCGCAGCACGGCCTGGACCGGTGGCCGCGGGTCTGTATGCGCCGCGACGTGCCGCACCTCACAGAAACCGTCCGGCCACAGTGA